The Oscarella lobularis chromosome 9, ooOscLobu1.1, whole genome shotgun sequence genome includes a window with the following:
- the LOC136191088 gene encoding uncharacterized protein isoform X2, giving the protein MAEFVSSDSTGSQSEEKEPEKRIIHESALVDGCLYLFGGWNESKYFNRDAIWIVNVRVAASERKWLCHLARGPTIPPPCIGARCVVIDKMIYSYGGEKKGGSYLGIVYRLDPMKMEWIEVATPVGGKKPAPRSFCCFCAIGSRMIMYGGKSNKISQDQLQSGATQKGFYNNEIYEFQFEEGNEREMWLDLELSGTRPAPLLAAAMATIDQHRAFLLGMDRSSQSHSFMLNLQNKSWTIIDFDVNPSPRWGHTICQLVKEGLEEKSLCLLVGGRNISASESVYVLDIDDKKAYQMDVSQQFQKLCYHTSHCVQNDDKTTEVLVYHWGLKCLHLDSRNELYMKIERELRSSMKAIERPSQIGNHEMERIERELQHLRRQCAQLEEEVESSAAEKRLCEEQAAQMRRQLEARTNEISTIREEFDQNERRFAEENASIRRQLEQRTRELVSATEAQTQLREENAVAVRRCETLQASHEEMKNSLDQFLDVLSVNPDDLHVTEQNLGSGAFAGVCIGLWRGMRVAVKKFHEIITNPRNLELFRREVLVCSRLHHPNIMTICGAVMEEGTPFQMVMELLEGSVSEVMNAAHAASGASVGSSYLTFFEQLSIAMDVTSAIAYLHQTRPKAYVHGDIRPSNVLVTRDMKAKVGDLGAAHIIESSLSVGPMSLDYLAAERMPRADGTAIPNSLPSDVYSLGVALIEIFTGARPIPTERQTQLLSLEARPSLFLLCSEMIDQNPDKRPSSQNCFDRLNAESERVLGIPGVFTGKRFVKGLFKRGNHRVVLFMGLNTV; this is encoded by the exons ATGGCGGAGTTTGTTTCAAGCGACTCGACTGGCAGTCAatcagaagagaaagaaccCGAAAAGCGAATTATCCATGAAAGCGCTTTGGTCGATGGTTGTCTCTATCTCTTCGGTGGCTGGAATGAATCAAAATACTTCAATCGCGATGCAATCTGGATTGTGAATGTACGCGTTGCGGCGTCGGAAAGAAAATGGCTCTGTCATTTGGCTCGTGGCCCAACGATTCCTCCACCTTGCATCGGAGCACGATGCGTCGTAATCGACAAGATGATCTACTCCTACGGgggagagaagaaaggcggAAGTTATCTTGGAATCGTTTATCGTCTCGATCCGATGAAAATGGAATGGATCGAAGTAGCCACGCCCGtcggaggaaagaaaccgGCCCCACGCTCATTCTGCTGCTTCTGTGCCATTGGATCGAGAATGATCATGTATGGGGGAAAGAGCAACAAGATTTCTCAAGACCAACTCCAGTCTGGGGCAACTCAGAAAGGATTTTACAATAATGAGATCTAtgaatttcaatttgaagAGGGAAATGAAAGAG AAATGTGGCTGGATTTGGAATTGAGTGGAACGAGACCTGCACCACTTCTTGCTGCTGCAATGGCTACAATTGACCAACATCGAGCATTTCTTCTTGGAATGGATAGAAGTAGTCAAAGTCACTCATTCATGTTGAATTTACAAAATAAA AGCTGGacaataattgattttgatgtgAACCCATCACCCAGATGGGGTCATACAATTTGTCAATTAGTGAAAGAAGGATTAGAAGAGAAATCACTTTGTCTTCTCGTCGGTGGTAGGAATATTAGTGCTTCTGAGTCTGTTTACGTTTTGGATATTGATGATAAGAAAGCGTATCAG ATGGACGTCAGTCAACAATTTCAAAAGCTTTGTTATCACACATCTCACTGTGTGCAGAACGATGACAAGACTACAGAAGTTCTTGTTTATCATTGGGGTCTCAAATGTCTTCATCTTG ATTCGAGAAACGAGTTATACATGAAAATCGAACGAGAACTACGTTCGTCAATGAAAGCAATAGAACGCCCGTCTCAAATTGGAAATCACGAAATGGAAAGAATTGAACGCGAGTTGCAACACCTTCGACGACAATGCGCTCAATTGGAGGAAGAAGTGGAGAGTTCTGCTGCAGAGAAGCGTCTTTGCGAAGAGCAGGCAGCTCAAATGAG GAGACAACTTGAGGCCCGTACAAACGAAATCTCCACAATACG AGAAGAGTTTGATCAAAATGAACGCCGTTttgcagaagaaaatgcGTCTATCAG GAGACAACTTGAGCAACGTACGCGAGAATTGGTATCAGCAACTGAAGCCCAAACTCAACTGAG AGAGGAAAATGCGGTTGCAGTGAGACGTTGTGAAACTCTTCAAGCATCTCAcgaggaaatgaaaaatagcCTAGAccaatttctcgacgttctcAGCGTAAATCCGGATGACCTTCACGTGACCGAACAGAATCTCGGATCAGGAGCATTTGCCg GCGTTTGCATTGGCCTATGGCGTGGAATGAGAGTAGCTGTGAAGAAATTCCACGAGATCATCACAAATCCTCGCAACCTGGAGCTATTCCGACGCGAAGTTCTCGTGTGCAGTCGACTCCACCACCCCAACATCATGACCATTTGCGGAGCGGTGATGGAAGAGGGTACCCCCTTCCAAATGGTCATGGAATTACTCGAAGGATCAGTGAGCGAAGTCATGAACGCCGCTCACGCCGCTTCCGGCGCATCAGTGGGCTCCTCCTATCTCACATTCTTCGAACAGCTCTCCATTGCAAtggacgtgacgtcagcaataGCCTATCTTCATCAAACGCGTCCTAAGGCGTACGTCCACGGCGACATACGTCCATCAAACGTTCTCGTGACGCGAGACATGAAAGCGAAAGTGGGCGACTTGGGAGCGGCTCACATCATCGAGAGTTCACTCTCCGTCGGTCCAATGAGTCTCGACTATCTCGCTGCAGAACGGATGCCACGTGCCGACGGAACGGCCATTCCTAACTCGTTGCCTAGCGACGTGTACAGTCTGGGCGTGGcattaattgaaatatttaccGGGGCGCGTCCTATTCCTACGGAGAGGCAGACGCAATTGCTGTCTCTGGAAGCTCGTCCCAGTCTATTTCTGCTATGCTCTGAAATGATTGATCAAAACCCAGACAAGCGTCCGTCATCGCAGAACTGTTTTGACAGGCTTAACGCTGAAAGTGAACGCGTTTTAGGTATTCCTGGAGTTTTTACTGGTAAGCGATTTGTGAAAGGTCTCTTCAAGAGAGGCAATCACAGAGTCGTTTTATTTATGGGTCTTAACACCGTTTGA
- the LOC136191088 gene encoding uncharacterized protein isoform X1, whose protein sequence is MAEFVSSDSTGSQSEEKEPEKRIIHESALVDGCLYLFGGWNESKYFNRDAIWIVNVRVAASERKWLCHLARGPTIPPPCIGARCVVIDKMIYSYGGEKKGGSYLGIVYRLDPMKMEWIEVATPVGGKKPAPRSFCCFCAIGSRMIMYGGKSNKISQDQLQSGATQKGFYNNEIYEFQFEEGNEREMWLDLELSGTRPAPLLAAAMATIDQHRAFLLGMDRSSQSHSFMLNLQNKSWTIIDFDVNPSPRWGHTICQLVKEGLEEKSLCLLVGGRNISASESVYVLDIDDKKAYQMDVSQQFQKLCYHTSHCVQNDDKTTEVLVYHWGLKCLHLDSRNELYMKIERELRSSMKAIERPSQIGNHEMERIERELQHLRRQCAQLEEEVESSAAEKRLCEEQAAQMRRQLEARTNEISTIREEFDQNERRFAEENASIRRQLEQRTNEISTLREEFDRNQRRFAEENTSIRRQLEQRTRELVSATEAQTQLREENAVAVRRCETLQASHEEMKNSLDQFLDVLSVNPDDLHVTEQNLGSGAFAGVCIGLWRGMRVAVKKFHEIITNPRNLELFRREVLVCSRLHHPNIMTICGAVMEEGTPFQMVMELLEGSVSEVMNAAHAASGASVGSSYLTFFEQLSIAMDVTSAIAYLHQTRPKAYVHGDIRPSNVLVTRDMKAKVGDLGAAHIIESSLSVGPMSLDYLAAERMPRADGTAIPNSLPSDVYSLGVALIEIFTGARPIPTERQTQLLSLEARPSLFLLCSEMIDQNPDKRPSSQNCFDRLNAESERVLGIPGVFTGKRFVKGLFKRGNHRVVLFMGLNTV, encoded by the exons ATGGCGGAGTTTGTTTCAAGCGACTCGACTGGCAGTCAatcagaagagaaagaaccCGAAAAGCGAATTATCCATGAAAGCGCTTTGGTCGATGGTTGTCTCTATCTCTTCGGTGGCTGGAATGAATCAAAATACTTCAATCGCGATGCAATCTGGATTGTGAATGTACGCGTTGCGGCGTCGGAAAGAAAATGGCTCTGTCATTTGGCTCGTGGCCCAACGATTCCTCCACCTTGCATCGGAGCACGATGCGTCGTAATCGACAAGATGATCTACTCCTACGGgggagagaagaaaggcggAAGTTATCTTGGAATCGTTTATCGTCTCGATCCGATGAAAATGGAATGGATCGAAGTAGCCACGCCCGtcggaggaaagaaaccgGCCCCACGCTCATTCTGCTGCTTCTGTGCCATTGGATCGAGAATGATCATGTATGGGGGAAAGAGCAACAAGATTTCTCAAGACCAACTCCAGTCTGGGGCAACTCAGAAAGGATTTTACAATAATGAGATCTAtgaatttcaatttgaagAGGGAAATGAAAGAG AAATGTGGCTGGATTTGGAATTGAGTGGAACGAGACCTGCACCACTTCTTGCTGCTGCAATGGCTACAATTGACCAACATCGAGCATTTCTTCTTGGAATGGATAGAAGTAGTCAAAGTCACTCATTCATGTTGAATTTACAAAATAAA AGCTGGacaataattgattttgatgtgAACCCATCACCCAGATGGGGTCATACAATTTGTCAATTAGTGAAAGAAGGATTAGAAGAGAAATCACTTTGTCTTCTCGTCGGTGGTAGGAATATTAGTGCTTCTGAGTCTGTTTACGTTTTGGATATTGATGATAAGAAAGCGTATCAG ATGGACGTCAGTCAACAATTTCAAAAGCTTTGTTATCACACATCTCACTGTGTGCAGAACGATGACAAGACTACAGAAGTTCTTGTTTATCATTGGGGTCTCAAATGTCTTCATCTTG ATTCGAGAAACGAGTTATACATGAAAATCGAACGAGAACTACGTTCGTCAATGAAAGCAATAGAACGCCCGTCTCAAATTGGAAATCACGAAATGGAAAGAATTGAACGCGAGTTGCAACACCTTCGACGACAATGCGCTCAATTGGAGGAAGAAGTGGAGAGTTCTGCTGCAGAGAAGCGTCTTTGCGAAGAGCAGGCAGCTCAAATGAG GAGACAACTTGAGGCCCGTACAAACGAAATCTCCACAATACG AGAAGAGTTTGATCAAAATGAACGCCGTTttgcagaagaaaatgcGTCTATCAG GAGACAACTTGAGCAACGTACAAACGAAATCTCCACATTACG AGAAGAGTTTGATCGAAACCAACGCCGTTTTGCAGAAGAAAATACGTCTATCAG GAGACAACTTGAGCAACGTACGCGAGAATTGGTATCAGCAACTGAAGCCCAAACTCAACTGAG AGAGGAAAATGCGGTTGCAGTGAGACGTTGTGAAACTCTTCAAGCATCTCAcgaggaaatgaaaaatagcCTAGAccaatttctcgacgttctcAGCGTAAATCCGGATGACCTTCACGTGACCGAACAGAATCTCGGATCAGGAGCATTTGCCg GCGTTTGCATTGGCCTATGGCGTGGAATGAGAGTAGCTGTGAAGAAATTCCACGAGATCATCACAAATCCTCGCAACCTGGAGCTATTCCGACGCGAAGTTCTCGTGTGCAGTCGACTCCACCACCCCAACATCATGACCATTTGCGGAGCGGTGATGGAAGAGGGTACCCCCTTCCAAATGGTCATGGAATTACTCGAAGGATCAGTGAGCGAAGTCATGAACGCCGCTCACGCCGCTTCCGGCGCATCAGTGGGCTCCTCCTATCTCACATTCTTCGAACAGCTCTCCATTGCAAtggacgtgacgtcagcaataGCCTATCTTCATCAAACGCGTCCTAAGGCGTACGTCCACGGCGACATACGTCCATCAAACGTTCTCGTGACGCGAGACATGAAAGCGAAAGTGGGCGACTTGGGAGCGGCTCACATCATCGAGAGTTCACTCTCCGTCGGTCCAATGAGTCTCGACTATCTCGCTGCAGAACGGATGCCACGTGCCGACGGAACGGCCATTCCTAACTCGTTGCCTAGCGACGTGTACAGTCTGGGCGTGGcattaattgaaatatttaccGGGGCGCGTCCTATTCCTACGGAGAGGCAGACGCAATTGCTGTCTCTGGAAGCTCGTCCCAGTCTATTTCTGCTATGCTCTGAAATGATTGATCAAAACCCAGACAAGCGTCCGTCATCGCAGAACTGTTTTGACAGGCTTAACGCTGAAAGTGAACGCGTTTTAGGTATTCCTGGAGTTTTTACTGGTAAGCGATTTGTGAAAGGTCTCTTCAAGAGAGGCAATCACAGAGTCGTTTTATTTATGGGTCTTAACACCGTTTGA